A segment of the Fibrobacter succinogenes subsp. succinogenes S85 genome:
ACTTCGATTACAGCTGGCAGTGGGCTTACAAAGAAAAGTTTGAAAAGGCAGGTCTCACGGCTTTGCTCGGTTCCGGCTTTGACCCGGGTGTTTCTCAGGCATACTGCGCCTACGCCTTGAAGCACCAGTTCGACACGATCGAAGAAATCGACATTCTCGACTGCAATGGCGGCGATCACGGTTACAAGTTCGCAACGAACTTCAACCCGGAAATCAACCTCCGCGAAGTTTCTGCTCCGGGCAGCTACTGGGACACGGACGAGAACGGCAAGGGCCACTGGGTTGAAATCCCGGCCATGAGCATCAAGCGTGAATACAACTTCGCACAGGTCGGCAAGAAGGACATGTACCTCCTCCACCACGAAGAAATTGAATCCCTCGCCCAGAACATTCCGGGCATCAAGCGCATCCGCTTCTTCATGACGTTTGGCCAGAGCTACCTCGACCACATGCGTTGCCTCGAAGACGTGGGCATGCTCAGCACGCAGCCGATCAAGTTCCAGGGTCAGGACATTGTGCCTATCCAGTTCCTCAAGGCTCTCCTCCCGGACCCGGCAAGCCTCGGTCCTCGCACGGTGGGCAAGACGAACATCGGTTGCATCTTCAAGGGCAAGAAAGATGGCAAGGACAAGACCTACTATCTGTACAACGTTTGCGACCACCAGGAATGCTACAAGGAACTCGGCAGCCAGGCTATCGCCTACACGACTGGCGTTCCGGCCATGTGCGGTGCCATGATGGTGCTCACGGGCAAGTGGAACAAGCCGGGTGTGCATACGGTCGAAGAGTTCGATCCGGATCCGTTCATGGAAGCCCTCACTAAGTACGGTCTCCCGTGGAACGAAGATTTCAACCCGGTGCTGGTGGATTAGAGGTTGTGAGGTTATGAGGTATGAGCACGCGACCTATGGTCGCTTTGGGGTTATGTTAGGTGCCTTCGGCACAATTTATAGCCCAGAGGGAGCAAGGCTCCCGACCTCAAAGTGAGCGGAGCGAACGACCTCATAGCCCAATTCCTCAATCCGAAGGATTGTAAATGAAAAAATGGCGCATTGACGATTCCCGAGATCTTTACAACGTAAAGGGCTGGGGCGTAAGTTACTTTGACATTAACGACAAGGGTCACGCGACGGTTTCGCCGATCAAGAATGGCGGTCCGAGCATTGACCTTTACGAGCTCGTGCAGGAACTTTCCTTGCGCGATGTTTCGACTCCTGTGTTGTTGCGCTTCCCGGATATTCTGGACAGCCGCATCGAAAAGATTCACGAGTGCTTCACGAAGGCGACGACTGAATATGGCTACAAAGGTGGCCATTACAGCATCTTCCCGATCAAGGTGAACCAGCAGCGCGCGGTCTTGGAAGAAGTGGTGAGTCACGGTTCCAAGTTCAACATCGGCCTCGAGGCAGGTTCCAAGCCGGAACTCCACGCGGTACTTGCGAACATGGAAAATCCGGACGCGTTGATTATCTGCAACGGCTACAAGGACGAAGACTTTATCGAGCTTGCACTCCTCGCACAGAAGATGGGCAAGAAGATTTTCATTGTCGTCGAAAAGATGAACGAGCTTCACTTGGTTGTTGACTTGTCTCGTCGAATCGGCGTGCGCCCGAACATCGGCATCCGTATCAAGCTTGCAAGCTCTGGCAGTGGCAAGTGGGAAGAATCCGGCGGATACCACAGCAAGTTCGGTCTGAACAGTTCTGAACTTTTGGAAGCTCTCGACTACATCAAAGAAGAGAAGATGGAAGACTGCATGAAGCTCATCCACTTCCACTTGGGCAGCCAGATTACGAACATTCGCCATATCAAGAATGGACTCCGCGAAGTGTCGCAGTTCTACGTTCAAATTAGAAAGATGGGCATGGGCCTTGAATTCGTGGACGTGGGCGGTGGCTTGGGCGTCGATTACGATGGCACGCGCAGTTCTAACGCAAGTTCCGTGAACTATTCCATCCAGGAATACGCAAACGACGTTGTGTACGCGATGTTCGAAGCATGCGAAAACGCCGATGTTCCTCACCCGAATATCATTGCGGAATCGGGCCGTGCACTTTCGGCTCACCATTCCATTTTGGTATTCAACGTTTTGGAAACGGCTGGCCAGGCATTCTTTGACGAAAGCGTTCACGAGATTAGCGATGACGCGCCGGAAGCACTGAAGGACTTGTACGGCATTTACAAGAGCCTTTCTCCGAAGAACTTGCTCGAAAGCTGGCACGATGCCATGCAGATTAACGACGACACCTTGAGCGGTTTCAAGATGGGCGACGTGGATTTGCAGACGCGCGCTATGAGCGAACGTTTGTTCTGGAGCATCGCCCGCAAGGTGGACTTGCTCGCACGCGACTTGCGCCATCCGCCATATGAATTGAGCGAACTCCCACGCTTGCTTGCCGAAAAGTACTTCTGCAACTTCAGCCTTTTCCAGAGCCTCCCGGACAGCTGGGGCGTGGATCAGGTGTTCCCGATTATGCCGATCCAGCGTTTGGACGAAGAGCCGACGATTGAGACGACGATTCAGGACGTGACTTGCGATAGCGATGGCAAGATTGACATGTTCGTTCGCGGTGGCGAAGTGGCACGCACCATTCCTCTCCACCCGATCAAGAAGGACGAACCGTACTTTATCGCGGTTTACCTCGTCGGTGCATACCAGGAAATTCTCGGTGACCTCCACAACCTCTTTGGCGATACGAACGCTGTGCATATTGTCTGCAACGACAAGGGCGGCTACGATATTGACAAGGTGATTGACGGTGAATCCGTGGAAGACGTGCTCGACTACGTGAACTTCAGCGACAAGGCTCTTGTCCGCAACATGGAAAACTGGGTCACGCGCTCTGTGAAGGAAGGAAAGATTACGCTTCAGGAAGGCAAAGAATTCTTGAACATCTATCGTTCCGGACTTTACGGGTACACGTATCTGGAGTAAGAAGTAGACAGTAGGAAGTAGGCCGTAGACAGGACTGTAGGCGGGAAAATCCGCCCATAGCCCAAGGGCCGCAAGGCCCGAGCCCATACCCCACTCCCTTTAAGTCTTGAGATTACAATGATAAAGAACAACTACAAGATTGCGGTTTTGCTGGCCACTTACAATGGCGGCAAGTACATCTGGGAACAGCTTGAATCGCTGTTCCAGCAATCTTGTAAACAGTTCCATTTGTATGTTCGTGATGACGGTTCCTCGGACGATACGATGAAAATCGTCGAGCAATTTCACGGAATGTTTCCAGACAGAGTTACGATTTTAAAAGACTCGCAAAAGCACAGGGGTGCGGCGAAGTCTTTTATGTATTTGCTCGAAAATGTGGATTCCGAGTATTACATGTTCTGCGACCAAGACGACATTTGGATGCTGGAGAAAATCGAGAAAACTCTTGCTCGGATGAAGGAAATTGAGAAGGCTGTAGCCAATGCCCCGAAAGAAGTCATGGGTGGAACAGCCGAGAAAAACGTGCCGATTCTCGTAGCGACGGATTTAGGCGTTGTTGACGAACAACTTAATTTACTTTCGGAATCGTTCAACAAAGATTTGAAAATTGACGTTTTCCGCAAGCACCCAGAATTAATTAGTGTGCGCCACGTGGTCACCGGTTGCACGATGATGTTCAACCGCGCCGCAAAATTGGCAGCACTCCCGATGTCTCCTCGCGCTACCATGCACGACGAATGGGTCGCCCTTTGCGTCCACTTCAAAGGCGGCGTCATCTCGATTCTCGATGATGCGACGATTCTTTACCGCCAGCACACAAGCAATACGCTTGGCGCAGATCAAGCCCGCAAAGGCTTTTTCGCACGTGCCATCGCACGCGCAGGGCAAAAACAGTTCTTCCAAGTCGCAAAATTGCTCCACAAGGATTTCGGATTATCGTACTTAAAGTTCTTGATGTACAAAATTTTGTATAGTTGGTTCTAGGTATGAGAAGAAGCATTTGCATGGCGACCTACAATGGCGCCAAATACATCAAGGAACAGCTGGACAGCATTATTCCGCAACTTAGAGAAGATGACGAGCTCATCGTTTCTGACGACGCCTCAAAAGACAACACTCTGAAAATCGTTGAAAGCTACAACGATCCTCGCATCAAAATTTTCCACAACGAAAATCACGGCGTAGCGCACAACTTTGAAAACGCCATGCGAGAGGCCACGGGCGACTTGATTTACTTTGCCGACCAGGACGATGTATGGTTGCCGGGCAAGCTCGACAAGATGGAAAAGTTCCTCACGGAAGGCGGCTATGACACGATTCTTTGCAACTGTTCGCTCGTCGATGCCAACTTGAACGTGATCAAAGAACGCCATTACGATGAAAAATGGCCGATGAAAAAATCGCTCTTGCGAAACATCATCAACAATTGCTGGCTTGGAGCTTGCATGTGCTTTACCAAGCAGGTGAAGGACGCTTGCATGCCGTTCCCGCCGAAAGTCGTCGCACACGATTTGTGGGTCTCGTACTATGCACAAAAGCATTTCAAGTGCGGCTACCAAGACGAAGTTTTGCAGCTTTACCGCCGTCACGAAAACACCGTTTCGTTCACAGGCGGCAAGAGCACGAACAGTCTCTATTTTAGAATTGCATACCGCGCTTACCTTGCGTGGCATATCCTTTGGCGTTAGGCGTTGAGCATGAAAATCTGCATCACACTCGCAACTTATAACGGCGAAAAGTATCTCGCACAGATGCTTGATTCTTTAGTCGCGCAGACGAAACAAGCCGATGTTATAATTGCGGTGGATGACGGTTCCAAAGATTCTACATGTGAAATCTTGGAACGTTACAAAGACAAGCTCCCGCTAGAAATCACAAAGTTTGAGAAGAACAGAGGTCATCGAGCATCATTTTCAACGGCATTGGAAAAAGCAAGCAAATTACTCGCTGACGATGATTTGATTTTCCTTGCTGACCAGGATGATATTTGGCTCCCAAATAAATTGGAAGTGATGAGCCAGAAGATTGATGACAATTCCATGATTTTTGGCGATGCCGAAATTATTGATGGAGATGGAGTCGTCACAGATTCATCTTGGCGCAAGAAGGCGTGCATTGTTGAGCACTTGAGCCAACAAGCGCTCCTTACAGGCTACACGAATGTTACCGGTTGCATGGTTGCTTTCAAGGCTAGGCTTTTGAAGACGGTACTCCCGATTCCGCAAGACGTGCCAGTACATGACCAGTGGATTACACTTTGCGCAACCGCAGAAAACGGCTACCGTGCCATCGCAGACAAAGTTATTCAATACCGTATTCATGGCAATAACGCCATCGGCGAAGGCAACAAGACTTGGAGTGAAAAGTTACAGACGAATTTGCAATGGGCAAAGGCAGTAAGAGGCTCAAGCGTTTTTGAAAAACTGCCGGACGAGAGCCGCCGATTCTTGGACAAGTTCGTTCAGTTCCTGGAATTGCGCTTTAGCCATGCGTTTTTATCACCGCTTTGGTTTGTGTGGATTGTCCGTAACGCGCGCAACATCTACCCGCAGGTTCACAGCGCCCCCAAAATGATTGCACGAATTCTGTTCTCGTTCGTGGGCGTCTCGACCGCAAAAAAATTTTTCAATAAGAAATAAAAATCCTATGATTCACGAAATCGCTCCGCACAAGTTAGATAACGAATTTAAAGACATCACCCCCAAGCCCACTGACTACTTGATTATTTTCAATGGCGAACAAACGCTTTTCAAGAAGGCTGGCGACAACTACGAAATTCCGCGTGTGAGCGAATTCCCGCAATGCGAATGCCATTACTTGATTAGCATTGATAGTGACGCTTATTTCTTGTGCAATTCGAACTTGCCGGAAATTCCGGAAGGTTACGAATTCCGTGGCAATCGCACGTTCCGCACACTTGAAAGTCACTTGGAACGCCTCGGCGGCGCTACGTCTGCACACATTGCCAAGTGGGAAAGCTTGAACAAGTTCTGCGGTAAATGCGGATGTCTCATGATGCGAGGGCTCAAGGAACGTTCCATGATTTGCCCCAGCTGCAAGAACACGGTCTACCCCAAGATTTCGCCGGTCGTGATTGTCGCTGTTCACAATGGCAACGAGCTTTTAATGGCTCGCAATTTGGACAATCCGGACAAGACGCGCATGTTCCTGATTTCTGGATTCGTAGAAATCGGAGAATCGCTCGAACAGGCGGTCAAGCGTGAAGTTCTGGAAGAAGCGGGAGTCCGCGTCAAGAACATCAAGTACTTTGGCAGCCAGCCGTGGCCGTTCTCGGAATCGCTCATCTCGGGCTACACTGCAGAACTTGATGGAGATCCGACGATTCACATGCAAGAAGCGGAACTCGCCTGCGCCACTTGGGTCAAACGCGAGGACATTCCCGAATACGACACGAGCGTGAGCATCAGCAGTTGCTTGATCGAAAACTTCCGCTCGGGATATACGATTAAGGAATAATGAAAAGCGCGGCCGAGAAGCCGCGCATTTTTTCAGTTACTTTTCCGAAGCTTTTTCGGCTTTCTTTTTCGCTTTGTTCGGAGAAGCTTTGGACGCTGCTTCAGGCTTGTTTGCAAGTACGACATATAACGTATCGTGAACAACGACCGTATCACGTACGACAAGCGTATCGTGGACAAAGACCGTATCGCGAGAGCAAACAACATTTGCAGCACTGCTTGCGGGAACTGCCGCAGACAAAATCGGCTTTGACGCACTCGAGCCTGCCGTATTCAGCAAAACACTAGAGCTAGACTGCGCAGCGCTCGAAAGAGCGGCACTTGATTGCGCGACGTTCACCCCAGACGGCATTTTTTCAATCACTGTAATCAGCGAATCACGTACATTACGGAGGCTATCCAACTGCTTGCGGTAGCGCGTCTTATTGCCCGGACGGCGTTCTCTAGAATACTGAACTTCAATCTTATCGATTTGCGTTTCGACGCCCTTAAGTTCATCAAATATAGGACCTTCGCCTTGCACAGAACCACTCGGCGTAAAGAAGTTTACGAAACTATCAAAAAAGCCGCGTTTTGAACCGCCCTCGCTCCATGCAATGTTCGTCGAAACAAGACAAACGAGCGCCACTACGCCACAAACAGATTTAAACTTGAGATTTTGCATATTTCAATAATAGAAAAAAAGAAGGCATACCTTTACAAGCCCCCTAATTTTACTAAATTAAGACTACCCATGCGGGAGTAGCTCAGTTGGTAGAGCGCGACCTTCCCAAGGTCGATGTCGAGGGTTCGAGACCCTTTTCCCGCTCTAAGTTAAGAAACCACCTATTCGGTGGTTTCTTTTTTATTCCCAATACATAGGAACTCCAAAATTCACATTCCACCCGTACCGCCATTTGATTTCTTTCATAATTTTTTCGAATTCCGGGCGAAACATTCCGTGGAACCGCTCATAGGGCAAAACAAACTCGACATTGCCGCAAGCACCGCAATTAACCGCATACGTGTGCCACAAGAAAACAATCCCATCCGCAGAAGGATACACGCGATCAATTTCTTCAATGGTCCAACGCACACCACAATCACGCTGATTGCTCGGTTCCACTCTCGCAAGATAACTAAGATACTCAATCATTTCCGCACGAGTGGTCGTAAAAATATCCTCATACGTTAAGGGTTTTGCATGCCCTTTCAAAAGGACATAGACCGGATGATCAAACCATCCATGCGCAGCCCCGAAATTATACCCATTCGTTTGCACTTCATACGTTATCGTACTTGGCGTCTGCGATTTATATATAACCCAAATAGAATCATAACCGCCACTGAAGTCCTCTATCTCCCAAAAATCAAAGTCTTCCCGCAGCATTGCATACTTTACATTGCATTTATCAAAGCACCCTGCAATAGGATTCTCCCCTACCCCAATTTTACCATTACAATACAAGGTGGAATCCATCCATTCCTTTAGCGGTTCCACAACACTAGAATCACCAACAGGATAATCGACATTTATATAAGAGTCATAATAATTGCAGCTACTCTGCGCTTCATAAGTCTGCACAGCCACGTTCGCAGCCAAAGCGGCCGACACCGCTAAAAAACAAATAGCAACAACACAAGAAAGGCGAATACGCATTTTTCCGGTCCTCCAATTGTATTATCGTTCATCTAGTGGAAAAGGTAAACTAGAAAATAAAAAAAATTTCAAGAATTACGGTTCCAGATAATAATCCGGACGGATTCCGAGAGCGGATTCGTCAGCCTCCAATTCTGCAGCGGGAACATTTCGACCGACAACAAGCGCGGAATCAAAGCCTGCAACTTTTGCGCCAAATACATCCGTTCCAAGCGTATCGCCAATCATCAGCACGCGAGAGCCCGACGGAAGCGAAGCTTTGACACGTTCCCAAATCTGCGGGAAAGGCTTGCCCAAGTAATAAGTTTTGCAGCCCTCACCCCCATTGGCGTCGCAGATAGAATCACGGCGCAAACGTTCCGAGAGAGCACCTGAAACAGATTCACGAACAGTCACGCCATTTTCATCTGGAATTTTTGGAGCCCAAGCATCCGAATTCAGCACGAGAAGGATTGCACCCGGACGTTGCAAAATCTTGACCGCGCGCGCATAAGTTTCTGGAGTATCCTTCGCCGAAGAAATCGCGACAATCGGCTCGGCAGGTTCTGCATCCATCGCAACTGCGGTAATTCCACAAGCTTTCAAAACATTCCTGCCCGTTTCACGACCGATGTAATAGACCTCGCGCAATTCAAGCGGCTTCGCAGCGTTTCCATCCGCGCATTCAACGCGACGCAGGCGCTCCACGAGCTTTCGCAATAGACATCCCGACGAAATAGTCTCTTCCGTCGAGAAATCAAAACCACGCTTGTCCGCATCACGTGCCAAAACTTCATCAATATCCGAGGCTGCGTTCGTCACCAATCGGAGATGTTTCCCTACTCGGCGGAGCATCTGGAACCAGTCCATCGCACCAGGGTAAACAAAGCTCCCACGATTGTAGAGAGTGCCGTAGCCGTCAAAGCAAAAAGCATCGTAACGGTCCAACAAATCCGCCATATGAACATGGCGCGTCTCGGGCATACACTCTTTTGGGGCGAGAGCGACCGAACTCTGTATAATTTGCTTGTAACGCAGGTAGATTTCTGTTTCGAATTTATCCATAGCGATTATGCGTCGCTACGGAGGATGCCGTAATCGCGACCTTCCACAGGAATCACGAGCTGTAACTTCGAAAGCGTATCAATATGCTTTTCAAAAACAACCTTGAAATCTTCGCCAAGTTCTTCTTCGTCATCGTGATCGAGATTGTAGGCCACATAGCTGCCATCCGCAAAAATCGAGATGCAGCAATCCCATGTGATATCGCCTTCCTGCGGTTCTTCATCATCAGCGCGGTCCTTGCTTTCAAGCATCAGAATCGGGCGCGGAGCAGGAATTGGTTCGGCATGGCCGTTTTCAAAAATAAAGTAATTGCGGCTCACGAGTTCATGTTCAAGAGCCATCGTGCTCGGCACACGAGCAAATTCACCACGCAAACGGTTGATGTTTCCAAGGTCATCTTCGTACGGGTCCTGGAAATCTTCGGGCAACACAATCTGGTAGTAGTCAAACTTTTTACCGCTAGCGGCATAGTTGTCTTGCCAGGACTGAGGCGGTTCCGGGCGGATCGTCAAGAAGTCTTCGAAGGCATCCAGAATATCGTTCAAACGGGAAGTCCAAGGTTCGTCCTTCAACTTCTGCACGAGTTCCATAAAACTGCTCAGGCTTTCTTCGCCCGTAATAGACTTCAATTCTTCTTCGTTTTCTGCCATATCAGACCTCTAATTTTTACTGTACAAATGTAGAAAAAGAGAAATTCCGCGACCCTCGCCACAGCATTTACTTTCGTCTCACGTCTACCAGCGAAGCGGGCTTTCGTCTAATCTTACCATTCTTCCACAGTTTTCACCGTGAGGCTCATGGCAATGTCTTTCTCGTAGTACGCGGGTTCGTTGATAAATATCGGGTAGACCGAGCGGCCGTCCGGTTCGCCATCGAACAAGATGTCCTTGCCATCAAACGTGCGGAAAAGCTTGTCGCCTTGTCTGAGTTCGCGGTAATCGTGACCATCCAATTCCGGGTGAATCATCGCCTGTATGGCGCCACCGCCCTGCGGCTTCGGGTAGCCCAGGTCGCGCAATTGCGTATAAACTTCAACCTTAATCGGGGCGCGCTTTTGCAACTCGCCACGGTTCCATTCCTCAGCGAGTTCCAAATAACGTTTCACAAGCTTTTCGGAGCGTTCAAAAATGGCGGCATTCAGCGTTCCATGCTGCTGCGGGCCAATTTCAATGCACACGTCCGCCTTGGCGACCGTTCCAAAGTACGGCGAAGCGCTACGTTCTTCGGGCTGGTAATAAATCCAGGCATCCTCGAATTCTTGCGTGAGCACAGCCGAAGCCTTCATCGTAAACGGGTCACGAGTCGAAAGAATCAGGCAATAGCCCATGTTCGAGCCCGTGTTGTGTACGTCCAAAATCAGATCGGTGCGCGTATTTTCGCCCTTAGGTCCATAAATCTTATTGAGTTCACGAGCACGGCGGAATTCGTACTGCGCAGGCTCCACGGACATATCCAAGCAAGTCTGAGCAAATGCGCGGTTCAAGTCATGGTCGCAGTAACGGCGATTAAGGCGAACCGCCTCCGGATTTGCAAGCACGACATCAACCGTCGCCGATTTACAAAGCGTGTTATAACATTCAGGATGAGCCTTCCACTTTTCGACCAGACTCACGCCCGTGCGTTCGTTGCCATGCGTTCCACCAGCAATGACTATTGTATTTATCATACTCATACATCCATATTATAGAAATTCTAAAGTTCATCCACGACAAGTCGTAGCCAATACATGCGCATAATCCGCAAAAAAAGCCCCTATATCGTTTCATCTCTTTTGAACATTGCTTTTTTTACTATTTTCTCTAACATGATTCAGAATTTTTTAAACAAAATAAAAGATCTTTTAGCGCCTTACAAAAACATCGCTTATATTTCGCTTGCCGTTTGGTGTACTCATATTGTTCTTCGCATATTATTGTTATTCCGCAACAATCCCTACGGTTTTCCATTCGTTTCAAAGCCCGACTGGTATATTTTCCATGCAATCACCTTAGACTTTCTTTGGATTTGCAATTCACTCGTCGTCTTCATGATTATCGGCGCAGCATTCCAAGCAGCGACCAAGAAACGAGTCACAGCCGCAAAAACTTTGACCATCATATACGCAGTATTCCATTCTATTCTTTTGATAGCTACCATTTTTGACCATGAACTGATGCGATTCCTCGGTTGCCATCTGTCTTTCGGACTGGCGAACACCTACAAAGACGTTTCATCATTCCGCATGTTCTGGGACTATTCAGCCAATGACAATTCAATTCCATTTATTCAATTTTTCATGTTCGCGCTTGTCATTCCCATAACGTATTTCCTATACAAACTATATTTGCGCAAATTCACTTCGGTAAAAAAATTTTCCATTTTCATGGTCATCTTTTATGTCATTTCATATTTATTCATAAATGTTATCTGGACAGGACACGGACGACTGAAAAAATTACGTCCTGTAGTCAGCACGGTTTACCGCGAACTCTTTGAAATCCAAAAGAAAACTGAATTTTCCGACGGCGAGCTCCTCGCCTACGGAAAAATGTACCAAGAACTTTGGCAACGCCTCGAAGGCGACAGCCTTTGGGAATTTTCATCTGCAAAGGAAAGCAACGGACTCCCTCTCTACCGCATTCCAAAGCAGGAACTTCTGCAAAGCGAACAATTAAAGCAGCAACGATCACTCAAGCCAAACTTTATCTTGATTCTCATGGAATCCGAGCGCGGTTTGAACGTCGGTTGCCTCAATCCGAATTTAAAGCCTTCGCCCACGCCATTCATCGATTCCATTGCCGCCAATTCGCGTCTTTGGGAACGCATGCACACAAGCGGGCTACCGACAACGGGAGGAGTCCTTACGACACACCTCGGCATTTCGGACCATTCCACACTTTCGGCGGCAACAGATCTCGTACAACAAAATCTTCCGAGTTTTGCATCAACGCTTACGGATTCCGGTTACACTACGCATTACATGTCGGCGGCGGACCCGGCCTGGGACAATCTCGGCGTATGGATGTCCAAATGGTACACAGCGCAACATTACGACCGCAGTCGCGAAGACGATTCTACGTTCATTGACCACGCCATCAGTTTCATCAGGGATACGCTCGGCTCACAAGAAAAACCGTTCCTCGCAACGCTCATGACGCGTTCAAACCATTACCCGTTCAACTTTGCCGCAGGCATGACCGAAGAACAAAAGCAAAAACCGCTAACGGAACGCATCAATTACACCATGGCTTACGCGGACAGGCAAGTATCAAGACTGATTCACGCCATCGAAAACAAGGACTGGTATCAAAATACATACGTCATCATCATGGCGGATCACGGATTCCCGCTTGGAGAAAACGGTTCCTCGACAATGACTGGCTACGCATTTTCAAACGCCACCTGGATTCCGTTCCTCATCCACGGTAAAGGCATTGAACCTGCACGCGATACCGCAACGGCTTCGCAAATGGATATCGCCCCCACGATTCTTGAGCTTGCCGGTATCGCAGTCCCGAACATTTTCATGGGCCACAACCTTCTGAGAGGTCACGGCGAGGGCTATTCGCTAGGGGCCTACACGGGAGTCAAAGCTATAGGTCTTGACAGTTACCGTCTCATTTCAAAGCCATCTACAGAAGAAAAATGGCTGTTTGCCGAAGGCGACACGCGCCAAGACAAAGAAGTTTCAAAAGAGCATGAGGATGTGGTCAAGCGCCTCCGCGGAAAACTGGACTCGCTCGTAAAACTAGCCGACTATTCGCTAGAGAAGGGACTTTAAGGCATTAGCAAGTTGCTATAGACAATGTATCGCCAAGCAATGGCGGCAGCTTGCATCGTGCGGCCAATTTCCGATTTCATCGCAGCATCCATCGCAAAAGGCATTCCGGTTCCATACCCCGCCACAAGCGAGGACGTATTCCATGTGGGCTTTAGATAGCTCTTGAAAACCATCACGGAATCCGAGATTGTGCATTGCGGGAGCAAATACGTGAGAGAATCTCGCCTCATGGCCATATCGCCAAAACGGAACGAGAACACAGGCGGGAAAGCACCTACAGCAGGCATCCCCTTCCCCAGCAAATCAACACCCATGAAATGATTGGACGCACTGATATCCAAGTATCCTAGCAGCGATGGCGCAAGATCCGCCTGCGAAACAGGATTTTCAATCACAGCAGGTTCAATTCCCGGCCCGTTAAAAATCAAGGACACCCATGTAAAGCCGTCAAAAATTTGGCCAAGCTTTTCTGTCAAGAGGGACTGCTTGCCGTTCAGAAGCGAATGATCACCCGTAAGAACAAACAACGTATTTCTAGCACGTGTTCCATTTTCAACTTCATCCAAAATAATGCCAAGAGAACTGTCCATATAAGCAGTCGCTTTCAGATACGCTTCGTCAAGGTCTTCCGGCTTCGGCCCCATATCAGGCGGCAAGTCAAACGTTGTATGCATGCTGCGGCTCATCCAATGGAAGAACAGAGGCTTATCAGCCGGGCGTTCGCGGTACAGTTCAACAAAGCGCTTTGCTAAAGCGACATCGTTTTCATTTTCTGCATTGTACTCATAAAAATCAAACCATTTCTGGAACCAAACCAGGCTATTGTCAAAATTCGGTTCAGAACCAATCAGGACTTCCGTGTAATAACCCGCTTCAG
Coding sequences within it:
- a CDS encoding saccharopine dehydrogenase family protein; protein product: MARALIIGCGAVATVAIKKCCTCSEVFSEICIASRHRENCEKLAQELRPNTKTVITTAAVDADKAENVSALIREYKPDLVMNIALPYQDLAIMDACLECGVNYMDTANYEPENIDDPEWRKVYDKRCKEKGFSAYFDYSWQWAYKEKFEKAGLTALLGSGFDPGVSQAYCAYALKHQFDTIEEIDILDCNGGDHGYKFATNFNPEINLREVSAPGSYWDTDENGKGHWVEIPAMSIKREYNFAQVGKKDMYLLHHEEIESLAQNIPGIKRIRFFMTFGQSYLDHMRCLEDVGMLSTQPIKFQGQDIVPIQFLKALLPDPASLGPRTVGKTNIGCIFKGKKDGKDKTYYLYNVCDHQECYKELGSQAIAYTTGVPAMCGAMMVLTGKWNKPGVHTVEEFDPDPFMEALTKYGLPWNEDFNPVLVD
- the speA gene encoding biosynthetic arginine decarboxylase, whose translation is MKKWRIDDSRDLYNVKGWGVSYFDINDKGHATVSPIKNGGPSIDLYELVQELSLRDVSTPVLLRFPDILDSRIEKIHECFTKATTEYGYKGGHYSIFPIKVNQQRAVLEEVVSHGSKFNIGLEAGSKPELHAVLANMENPDALIICNGYKDEDFIELALLAQKMGKKIFIVVEKMNELHLVVDLSRRIGVRPNIGIRIKLASSGSGKWEESGGYHSKFGLNSSELLEALDYIKEEKMEDCMKLIHFHLGSQITNIRHIKNGLREVSQFYVQIRKMGMGLEFVDVGGGLGVDYDGTRSSNASSVNYSIQEYANDVVYAMFEACENADVPHPNIIAESGRALSAHHSILVFNVLETAGQAFFDESVHEISDDAPEALKDLYGIYKSLSPKNLLESWHDAMQINDDTLSGFKMGDVDLQTRAMSERLFWSIARKVDLLARDLRHPPYELSELPRLLAEKYFCNFSLFQSLPDSWGVDQVFPIMPIQRLDEEPTIETTIQDVTCDSDGKIDMFVRGGEVARTIPLHPIKKDEPYFIAVYLVGAYQEILGDLHNLFGDTNAVHIVCNDKGGYDIDKVIDGESVEDVLDYVNFSDKALVRNMENWVTRSVKEGKITLQEGKEFLNIYRSGLYGYTYLE
- a CDS encoding glycosyltransferase family 2 protein — encoded protein: MIKNNYKIAVLLATYNGGKYIWEQLESLFQQSCKQFHLYVRDDGSSDDTMKIVEQFHGMFPDRVTILKDSQKHRGAAKSFMYLLENVDSEYYMFCDQDDIWMLEKIEKTLARMKEIEKAVANAPKEVMGGTAEKNVPILVATDLGVVDEQLNLLSESFNKDLKIDVFRKHPELISVRHVVTGCTMMFNRAAKLAALPMSPRATMHDEWVALCVHFKGGVISILDDATILYRQHTSNTLGADQARKGFFARAIARAGQKQFFQVAKLLHKDFGLSYLKFLMYKILYSWF
- a CDS encoding glycosyltransferase family 2 protein, which translates into the protein MRRSICMATYNGAKYIKEQLDSIIPQLREDDELIVSDDASKDNTLKIVESYNDPRIKIFHNENHGVAHNFENAMREATGDLIYFADQDDVWLPGKLDKMEKFLTEGGYDTILCNCSLVDANLNVIKERHYDEKWPMKKSLLRNIINNCWLGACMCFTKQVKDACMPFPPKVVAHDLWVSYYAQKHFKCGYQDEVLQLYRRHENTVSFTGGKSTNSLYFRIAYRAYLAWHILWR
- a CDS encoding glycosyltransferase; translated protein: MKICITLATYNGEKYLAQMLDSLVAQTKQADVIIAVDDGSKDSTCEILERYKDKLPLEITKFEKNRGHRASFSTALEKASKLLADDDLIFLADQDDIWLPNKLEVMSQKIDDNSMIFGDAEIIDGDGVVTDSSWRKKACIVEHLSQQALLTGYTNVTGCMVAFKARLLKTVLPIPQDVPVHDQWITLCATAENGYRAIADKVIQYRIHGNNAIGEGNKTWSEKLQTNLQWAKAVRGSSVFEKLPDESRRFLDKFVQFLELRFSHAFLSPLWFVWIVRNARNIYPQVHSAPKMIARILFSFVGVSTAKKFFNKK